A window of the Brassica napus cultivar Da-Ae chromosome A2, Da-Ae, whole genome shotgun sequence genome harbors these coding sequences:
- the LOC106431438 gene encoding uncharacterized protein DDB_G0284459: MAHGRYDNNCKKKSGQVPRFGEWEEASEMPITQYFENPRQAGLLRHHHHSISSYTTTSSSSSSSSSSSSSSSSSSSSSSAEALKLASHHPRPRHLHPSRQTAGTNERRRPQRRVRDVSAQTDKYYVDVTGVKQHQNNVASASRPPKPVDEDLYKIPPELLYSSRRKRMPGFLTCLVPCTS, encoded by the exons ATGGCTCAT GGGAGATATGATAATAACTGCAAAAAGAAAAGTGGACAGGTTCCGAGGTTTGGAGAATGGGAGGAAGCAAGTGAGATGCCAATAACACAATACTTTGAGAATCCAAGACAAGCTGGTCTGCTTCGTCACCATCATCACTCCATTTCTTCTTACACAAccacttcatcttcatcttcttcttcttcttcttcttcttcttcttcttcttcttcttcttcttcttcttcagcagaAGCCCTAAAGCTTGCTTCTCACCATCCCCGTCCACGTCACCTACATCCTTCAAGACAG ACGGCGGGGACGAATGAAAGGAGGCGCCCACAAAGGCGCGTGCGTGACGTCAGTGCACAGACAGACAAGTATTATGTAGACGTCACTGGAGTGAAGCAGCACCAAAACAACGTTGCCTCAGCTTCGAGGCCACCTAAGCCCGTTGATGAGGATCTCTACAAGATTCCTCCTGAGCTTTTATATTCTTCAAGAAGG AAGAGAATGCCTGGCTTTTTAACATGTTTGGTTCCATGCACGTCTTAA